In the genome of Fervidobacterium nodosum Rt17-B1, the window TTATTTGCAATTGCATTACAATTAATCCACCTAAGAGACCACCTATAATTCCGACTGGTAAACCAAAGTTTGGACCTATTCCCGCTCTTATAGTTGGTAGCATTGCAAGCACTAACACACCATTCATACCGACTCTAACAATCGAATCGCTGAGGAGTGAAGTTATAGACATCTTTGTTCCAGCTGCAAGGATGAATAGACCTATGAGAAATAAAATTATTACTAAGGTAGGTATATCTGTCTTCTTTATTAACTCTATGATTTTATTCATTGGACCTCACCTCTTGTAATTCTCCTGCCATAGCAAGACCAAATTCTGTATCAGATGCATCAGGTGGAAGAATTGCAGCAAGTTTACCTTCACAAACGATGGCAATTCTATCACATATGGACTTCAATTCTGCCAATTCACTCGAAGTAAGAACTATAGTTATTCCATGCTCTCTATTTAATTTCACAAGGTAATCAAGCACAAGTTTCTTTGCACCAACATCTATTCCCCTCGTTGGTTCTGAAACGAATAGCAGAGAAGGGTTAAGTGTAAAAGCGCGCGCAAGGCATACTTTCTGTTGGTTGCCGCCGCTCAACCTTCTCACAGGTTGCGTAGGTCCCTTGCACCGGATATCAAGTTCCGAAATTAACTTGAGAGCGTGTGCACGTATCTTTTTCCTGTCATAAATTTTTATCCCAAAAAGATTCTTGACGAAATCACCAAATGCTTCTATAGCCGTTGCAACGATGTTCATTTCAATTGATTCATCAAGAAGCAAACCTACTCCCCTTCTGTCTTCTGAAACATAAACTATACCATTTTTCAAAGCAAATAGTGGAGAATTCAGTTGGTAATCTTTTCCTTTGTATTTTACATCACCATCTGCAGGATACATACCGAATATACCATTTGCAATTCCGAGCTTACCTTGACCTGCAAGACCTCCAATACCAAGAATTTCTCCTTCTCTTATATTTATTGAAAAGTCTTTTACTTCCTCACCAGGCATGGAGACACGCAAATGCTTTATTGACATAATTATCTTTTCATCGGTAACTTCAAACTTTCTTGGCGGTAATTCAATCTTTTCTATCTTTCTTCCAACCATCTTTTCAGCTATTTGAGCAACTGTGAAATCTTCTTTAGCACCTTCAGCAACTACACTACCATCTCGCAAAATAACTATCTTATTCGCTACTTCAAGAATTTCATGTAGCCTATGGGATATGAATATAATGGCAATACCTTTATTTGCTAATATCTTTATTGCATTCAAAAGTGTTTCGGCCTCACTTT includes:
- a CDS encoding sugar ABC transporter ATP-binding protein; translation: MSESTSYVLEMRNISKFYYGNQVLKNVSISLKPGEILGLVGENGAGKSTLMNILFGMPVIHSTGGFEGEIYFNGKKVEIDSPITAMNLGIGMVHQEFMLLPGFSVTENIKLNREITKPNIISKVFGKKLETLDIQSMRKDARKALDTIGMHTIDEMLPVSGLPVAHKQFVEIAREIDKEFLKVLVLDEPTAVLTESEAETLLNAIKILANKGIAIIFISHRLHEILEVANKIVILRDGSVVAEGAKEDFTVAQIAEKMVGRKIEKIELPPRKFEVTDEKIIMSIKHLRVSMPGEEVKDFSINIREGEILGIGGLAGQGKLGIANGIFGMYPADGDVKYKGKDYQLNSPLFALKNGIVYVSEDRRGVGLLLDESIEMNIVATAIEAFGDFVKNLFGIKIYDRKKIRAHALKLISELDIRCKGPTQPVRRLSGGNQQKVCLARAFTLNPSLLFVSEPTRGIDVGAKKLVLDYLVKLNREHGITIVLTSSELAELKSICDRIAIVCEGKLAAILPPDASDTEFGLAMAGELQEVRSNE